From Micrococcus porci, one genomic window encodes:
- a CDS encoding DUF3159 domain-containing protein gives MSAHPRPDHGPDAAPSAAEGLQALGARTRVDEDGRIDALATVGGVRGIVEASLPTLVFLVVFLLAGQVWTAGAAALGVAAVMTAARLAQRQSAAQALAGLLVVGVSVVLALTRGEARDFYLWGFVTNIAYGLALPLSAALGWPLAGLLFGMVRGEGLHWRADPARRRAYGIATLIVAAVSWLRLAVQAPLYLADAATALGVARVVMGLPLYALGLWLAWSVSTPRPGAPPLRRDPAAG, from the coding sequence ATGAGCGCCCACCCCCGGCCGGACCACGGCCCCGACGCCGCACCCTCCGCCGCGGAGGGGCTGCAGGCGCTCGGCGCGCGGACCCGCGTGGACGAGGACGGCCGGATCGACGCGCTGGCCACCGTCGGCGGCGTCCGGGGCATCGTCGAGGCGTCCCTGCCCACCCTCGTGTTCCTCGTCGTCTTCCTGCTCGCCGGCCAGGTCTGGACCGCCGGCGCGGCCGCCCTCGGCGTCGCCGCGGTCATGACCGCGGCGCGTCTCGCCCAGCGCCAGTCCGCCGCCCAGGCGCTCGCCGGGCTCCTTGTCGTCGGCGTGTCCGTGGTGCTGGCCCTGACGCGCGGCGAGGCGCGGGACTTCTACCTGTGGGGCTTCGTCACGAACATCGCCTACGGGCTGGCCCTGCCCCTGTCCGCCGCGTTGGGCTGGCCGCTGGCTGGCCTGCTGTTCGGGATGGTGCGCGGCGAGGGTCTGCACTGGCGTGCGGACCCCGCCCGCCGCAGGGCCTACGGGATCGCCACGCTGATCGTGGCCGCCGTGTCATGGCTCCGCCTGGCCGTGCAGGCACCGCTCTACCTGGCGGACGCGGCCACGGCCCTGGGCGTCGCCCGCGTGGTCATGGGACTGCCCCTCTACGCGCTCGGGCTCTGGCTCGCCTGGTCGGTGAGCACGCCCCGTCCCGGCGCCCCGCCGCTCCGGCGGGACCCCGCCGCGGGCTAG
- a CDS encoding potassium channel family protein — protein MRVVIAGAGAVGSSIARELHAHGHEVSVVESRADAAARSDLAGARTVLGDATDLGVLGRAGALGADVLVAATGDDRANLVASLLARSEFGVGRTVARVNNPLNDWLFDESWGVDVAVSTPSIMTALVEEAVESGDLVRLLRLEAGGAALTEFRIPSGHWLRGRRVGTVSWPAAAPLVAIVRDGAPRSSTPDEVLEESDELFFLADAEAEGALRRLLVG, from the coding sequence ATGAGGGTCGTGATCGCGGGAGCCGGAGCGGTGGGGTCGTCGATCGCCAGGGAGCTGCACGCGCATGGGCACGAGGTGTCCGTCGTGGAGTCGCGTGCGGACGCCGCCGCCCGCTCCGACCTGGCCGGGGCCCGCACCGTCCTCGGGGACGCCACGGACCTCGGCGTGCTGGGCCGGGCGGGGGCGCTCGGCGCGGACGTGCTGGTGGCCGCCACGGGTGACGACCGCGCGAACCTGGTGGCCTCCCTGCTCGCCCGCAGCGAGTTCGGCGTGGGGCGCACGGTGGCGCGGGTGAACAACCCCTTGAACGACTGGCTGTTCGACGAGTCCTGGGGCGTGGACGTCGCCGTGTCCACGCCGTCCATCATGACGGCGCTCGTGGAGGAGGCCGTCGAGTCGGGCGACCTCGTGCGCCTGCTGCGCCTGGAGGCCGGGGGCGCCGCCCTGACGGAGTTCCGGATCCCGAGCGGCCACTGGCTGCGCGGACGCCGCGTCGGCACCGTGTCCTGGCCCGCGGCGGCCCCCCTGGTGGCGATCGTCCGCGACGGCGCTCCGCGCTCGTCGACGCCGGACGAGGTCCTCGAGGAGTCCGACGAGCTGTTCTTCCTGGCCGACGCGGAGGCCGAGGGCGCCCTGCGCCGCCTCCTGGTGGGCTAG
- a CDS encoding potassium channel family protein, protein MAHYVIVGAGRVGTRLAGALDTAGHSVAVIERSPELTAGLGPDFGGTVVAGIGFDRDALRRAGIEQAQGLAAVTTEDTTNVIAARVARETFGVQHVVARIYDAQRARVFQRLGIPTVASVEWTADQVLHRLLPAGTAEPSRRDASGRLAMGDYMPHRSWWGSPLHAVEAAVGARIAYLTRYGEGVLPSPDGVLQEGDVLHVAYPAARRDRVEAALQGEAGDVRAGEDEDQEEDA, encoded by the coding sequence GTGGCGCACTACGTGATCGTCGGCGCCGGGCGCGTCGGCACCCGCTTGGCCGGGGCGCTGGACACCGCCGGCCACTCCGTGGCGGTGATCGAGCGCTCTCCGGAGCTGACCGCCGGCCTCGGCCCGGACTTCGGCGGGACGGTCGTCGCCGGCATCGGCTTCGACCGCGACGCGCTGCGGCGGGCCGGCATCGAACAGGCGCAGGGTCTGGCCGCCGTGACGACGGAGGACACCACCAACGTCATCGCCGCCCGCGTGGCGCGGGAGACCTTCGGTGTGCAGCACGTCGTCGCGCGGATCTACGACGCCCAGCGGGCCCGGGTGTTCCAGCGCCTGGGCATCCCCACGGTCGCCTCCGTCGAGTGGACCGCGGACCAGGTCCTGCACCGGCTGCTCCCGGCCGGCACCGCCGAGCCGTCCCGCCGGGACGCCTCCGGGCGGCTGGCCATGGGGGACTACATGCCCCACCGCTCGTGGTGGGGCAGTCCCCTGCACGCCGTGGAGGCCGCCGTCGGCGCGCGGATCGCCTACCTGACCCGCTACGGCGAGGGCGTGCTGCCCTCCCCGGACGGCGTGCTCCAGGAGGGCGACGTGCTCCACGTGGCGTACCCCGCCGCCCGTCGTGACCGCGTGGAGGCGGCCCTGCAGGGCGAGGCCGGCGACGTGCGGGCGGGCGAGGACGAGGACCAGGAGGAGGACGCATGA
- a CDS encoding APC family permease — protein MSTPPSTLRRLLLGRPVASGARPAPRRGRWLALPATASNALSSLAYAPDEVILTLVASGTGALALGPLVGWAVVAVMVLIVLAFRAAVVAVPRGGIYRMARTKLGPRSGVVAAAALLLDFVFTAAVSVAAFAHHASALVPALRGHVGIVSAVALVLVLVSALRGERGSGALVTVLVAAFVGLLGTLVAVGLWQSGQGTLAAAPSAGLHVDGAGLGPVGDAATALLALRAFSAGSVLLSGVEVPLSATDRMARPAVRTARWVLTVLAVVVGTLTVGVMHLAQRTGVVVALHPDRLRTADGAPLAPDTAPAPVVAQLAETVFGAGSPGAVATVAVTSLLLLVAARGAFRSFPTLTARLAEDGWLPRQLRVRGDRMVHTGGTLALATATLLLLVLFRGRTALLVQLYVIGVLLAFALALVGMLRLWRLKLAHTPGARARASVRVKLVVTAVGLGATALAGVVVLVTRFAQGAWVALLAIGVSAVVMGRIRRHYRAVEAELAPDPQDDARALPSRVHAVVVVSTLNRPALRALAYARATRPATLEAVVVDADRRQTERVVEDFARAGLPVPLTVIAAPYRDTVVPLVRHVRGRRLRSPRDLTMVFIPEHVVRGGWRRLLHNRTASRQKARLQREAGVMVGSVPWQIREGDPHRPVEGGIVACAAPGDVPEGVESS, from the coding sequence GTGAGCACGCCCCCCTCGACCCTGCGCCGCCTGCTGCTCGGCCGTCCGGTGGCCTCGGGCGCCCGGCCCGCGCCCCGCCGGGGGCGCTGGCTCGCCCTGCCGGCCACCGCGTCCAACGCCCTGTCCTCGCTGGCCTACGCGCCGGACGAGGTCATCCTGACCCTCGTCGCCTCGGGGACCGGGGCGCTCGCGCTGGGGCCGCTGGTGGGGTGGGCCGTCGTCGCCGTGATGGTGCTGATCGTGCTGGCGTTCCGCGCGGCCGTGGTGGCCGTGCCCCGGGGCGGCATCTACCGCATGGCCCGCACCAAGCTCGGTCCGCGCTCCGGCGTGGTGGCCGCCGCGGCGCTCCTGCTCGACTTCGTCTTCACCGCCGCCGTGTCGGTCGCCGCGTTCGCCCACCACGCGTCGGCCCTCGTGCCCGCCCTGCGCGGCCACGTCGGGATCGTCTCGGCGGTCGCCCTGGTCCTGGTGCTGGTCTCCGCACTGCGCGGCGAGCGCGGCAGCGGGGCGCTCGTCACGGTCCTCGTGGCCGCGTTCGTGGGGCTGCTGGGCACCCTCGTGGCGGTGGGCCTGTGGCAGTCGGGCCAGGGGACGCTCGCTGCCGCGCCGAGCGCGGGGCTGCACGTCGACGGCGCCGGACTCGGCCCCGTGGGGGACGCCGCGACGGCCCTCCTGGCCCTGCGGGCGTTCAGCGCCGGGTCCGTGCTGCTCTCGGGCGTGGAGGTCCCCCTCTCGGCGACGGACCGCATGGCACGGCCCGCGGTCCGCACGGCCCGGTGGGTGCTCACCGTGCTGGCCGTCGTCGTGGGCACGCTCACCGTGGGCGTCATGCATCTGGCCCAGCGCACGGGCGTGGTCGTGGCCCTGCACCCGGACCGGCTGCGCACCGCGGACGGGGCGCCGTTGGCCCCGGACACGGCCCCGGCACCGGTGGTGGCGCAGCTCGCCGAGACGGTCTTCGGCGCGGGCTCGCCGGGCGCGGTCGCCACGGTCGCGGTGACCAGCCTGCTGTTGCTCGTGGCCGCCCGCGGCGCGTTCCGCTCCTTCCCGACGCTGACCGCCCGGCTGGCGGAGGACGGCTGGCTGCCGCGCCAGCTGCGCGTGCGGGGCGACCGCATGGTTCACACCGGCGGCACCTTGGCCCTGGCGACGGCGACGCTCCTGCTCCTCGTCCTGTTCCGGGGGCGCACCGCGCTCCTGGTGCAGCTCTACGTCATCGGCGTCCTGCTCGCCTTCGCGCTCGCGCTCGTCGGGATGCTCCGGCTGTGGCGGCTCAAGCTCGCCCACACCCCGGGCGCCCGGGCGCGTGCCTCCGTGCGGGTGAAGCTCGTGGTCACCGCGGTGGGCCTCGGGGCGACCGCGCTGGCCGGCGTCGTGGTGCTCGTGACCCGCTTCGCGCAGGGCGCCTGGGTGGCGCTCCTGGCGATCGGGGTGAGCGCCGTGGTCATGGGCCGGATCCGCCGCCACTACCGGGCGGTGGAGGCCGAGCTCGCCCCCGACCCCCAGGACGACGCGCGGGCCCTGCCCTCGCGGGTGCACGCGGTCGTGGTCGTGAGCACCCTGAACCGGCCCGCCCTGCGGGCCCTGGCCTACGCGCGGGCGACGCGGCCGGCCACGCTGGAGGCCGTCGTCGTGGACGCGGACCGGCGGCAGACCGAGCGCGTGGTGGAGGACTTCGCCCGCGCGGGACTGCCCGTGCCGCTCACGGTGATCGCCGCCCCCTACCGGGACACGGTGGTGCCGCTGGTGCGCCACGTGCGGGGCCGGCGGCTGCGGTCGCCGCGTGACCTGACCATGGTCTTCATCCCCGAGCACGTGGTCCGCGGGGGATGGCGGCGGCTGCTGCACAACCGCACGGCCTCGCGCCAGAAGGCCCGCCTCCAGCGTGAGGCCGGCGTGATGGTGGGCTCGGTGCCGTGGCAGATCCGGGAGGGGGACCCGCACCGGCCCGTCGAGGGCGGGATCGTGGCCTGCGCCGCACCCGGGGACGTCCCCGAAGGCGTGGAGTCGTCCTGA